TTTTATTCGCATGTTAATTGTCTTAGGATAAAGTCTTAAAGTCAAGTTATTCTTTGTATTTTTGATTTGTGGTTTAGGATGTGGCTATGAACCATTTGAGTGGCACTTTTGAAATCGAAAGTTGGGAGCTTTTTAACATTTTATTGACCAATTCAATATTACTTTGATGACTAATTTTTTGAGTTGGTTAATTTGATGATTTTGTAGTAATAGCTTGTAGTTGATGGACTGAATTTTTTCCAGTTAGATCATAGATTGAAGTATGCTGCTCCGAGCTTTCAGTAAATATCAGTACAAAGCAAATCTTgatcttttctctctcttttgtcttttggttACCTTACATTCAAGCAACTAGTTTTTCTTGACAGTACATTGTTTTGGAATTTGGAATTCGAGTGAGCAATTGTTATTGTGTTCATTGGCACAATGTATAGGATAATCTTGATGGAGTTGGATTTATTTGCATTAATTACTGGACATTGCATCATTTCCTCATTAAGTGCTTAATGCTCTTATCCTTTTTTGTGTTTTATACGAGGGCAAATGATACCATTTCTTGTATGACTCAAAAAATTAACCGACAGCTGAGAGCATTATTGGACATTCCCATAATTTCCTCATGAAATGCTTGAGGCTCTTGTGAGGGCAAATGATACCTTTTCTTACAGAACTGAAAAATTTAGGTGACAACTGAAACCATTTTTGCAATTCCAGAATTTGTGGTTGTTCGctaatagttttaaaatggaaaggaaTTGAGAGGTACAAAAAATAGGAGTGCTTGTCATGAGCAGCGTGTGTATctctacttttttttattaCCCTTTTGTAAAACAGTCGTGGTATTGGTTTCATTTTGCACTCCCAAATGTGGAACTCGATTAATTGTGGTCTCATACCTGCATAtgctgtgaaaagaaatctgaattAGGAAAACAACTCATAACAGTAGATCTTTGGCTAATTGAAATGCACAAAGGTTCTTACCACATAATCCAATGGATTAACTACTCATGCATTTTTTCCGAATTAGCCTTCTAAATTGTATTCTTTGATTACAATTTCTCTTGGACCAAATCATCGATATATACGGTTGTTCTTGTGACCTTAGGAATTTTGGCTCCTTCTTTGCGCTTGTGTGTTTACCTTTCAGCTAAAAAGAAGCATAACTtcttcccccccccctccccctccctcttTTTTTCTCCTAGGGCCCTTCTTTTatctatttctttctttttcttctcggAATCAGAATAGGCAGCACAGGAAGGCCATGGTTTACAAGCACAGTTTGTTGCAGCTAATTCAGTCATAAGGGCTCATTTCCTGATTTGTTACTCAAATGTTTTATCTCTGGCAGATTTTGACATGTCTGATAATCAAAGATCACATGCTGCAACTATTGAGGATTTGGTGCCTAGTATTGGGACTTTGAGGCGGACCTGCAGTCATTTGAGTGATGGGCAATTCTGGATGATATATTTTATATTGTTGCTTCCCAGATTGAATGAGACTGACATGGATCTTCTATCAACTTCTGAGGCAAGATCCATCTCCATGTTCAGACCATTTTTACTTTTCTCAACTTGCATGTTCAGATCATTCAATGGATTCCTTCTCTGAGTAATATTGCAATGCTTCTATTTGTTTTTTCAATTAAGTTTGATTGATATGTAGATCACTGAAGTGAGAGAGACACTTCTGCTGAAACTGCGAAACAAGAGTAATGCACAAGTGGCTTCTGGTATCTCTGAAACTGTCAATACCCCTGCTTTAAGTCAAGAGATGAGTGCAATACAAGAAGATAAAAGTTTATCTGAGCAGAAAGATGCATCAGCTGAGACTGCAAACACTACAAAAGAGAGAGAAGTTGAAACTGGGAAAAATGGAATGAGATTAAAAGATGAAGATGCTGGTGTACCCGAATCCTTAGATGGTCAGAAACGTCCTCAAAATGAGGATGATGTTTCCTTCAGTGATCTAGAGGATGAAGATAATGATCCATCAGATAAAGTGTCTGGGTTTAGGCGGACACAAAATGGAAGAGGTTCATCAGCCAGTGAATCAAGTGAATGGGTTAGATTAACTGAAAATTCTGGAGCTCAGGGTGGTCAGAATAACCCGGGATTGTCAACCAGGCGAGGCAAAGATTCAGAAGGTGAGGAGTCAAACGACTGGCTCACTGTGGACGATATCGATTTTGACAACTTAGCAGCTGCTTGAATCCCCAATTTCTGTAAATCTGTCTTTTCCTTGTTGTGTTTATTCTTTGGCTTCAATTATGCTGCTGCTGTTTCAGATCAAGAAAAGCTTCGTCTAAATAATTCAGAGTACTTGGGTAGTTTTACATCACCTATAATAACTGTACATTGTTCTCGATaggtttatttcctttattcATGTTTGCTCTTGTATATAGCTTGTATTTTATAATGgaaatttctaaattttgtggatggtactttttttttttcattttttttatgcatCTTATCAGCGGACAGCCAAATCTTCGGACATAAATCAGGGCTAAGTTGGGAAGCAACTGTGCGTTTCGAAAATTTCACAAGTTAATTGAAAATCGTATTGATAGAAGCAATTTGTGGTAGTACCCGTTCAACAACTTCAATAGAAGGAATTCTCTGCACTCTGCTGTCAAATTTCTATTTGTTCCACGGCCAGTAAAGCTGTTTCTTATGACTAAAAATGATTAGTCAACATACAGCCAAGGGACAATGACAGTCCAACTGCTTGACCGACATGTGAGATGGGAGAGAAAGGACATTCAGGGAGGTGCCATGAAGATTATGTGCGCATTGTGGATATCATGATTTTAATCATTAGGAAATATTAATCATTAGGAAATATTTAATATCCAGATGTCAAGAAGCAACCAGAAAAGAATTAGACCTGAAAGTTTCAGATTCCAAAAGTTAATATACGATGGTCAAATTGTCAGCAGGGAGGCATCACTATTTCGACTGTGAGGTGCTATACACAGTGATAACTTTGCTAGCATTCATTTACAGCAGTTTACAGATCCTGCATTCATGTATCATGGCCTCCAATTTCTTCCATAAGCTGGTCGAACTGCATGGTTGGCGGCAAATGAACCAGAAGGTGGCCTCAAAGCTGAAATAATTGCTGCGCTTGGAGTGGCATATTTGTGAGAACCATTTTGATCATTCAATCTACCAGAAACATGAGACGGGGGTTCTTGGTTAGCAATACATCCAGACAGAGGCAGTCCTTGGTTCACACATGAAGAAAGGTCAGGATTACTCAAATTATCACTTCTACTCGTGGTTCAAAGTCGTGGTCACGGTCACGGTCACGTCCCGAACCGTTCCACATCAGTTTCGACATATCGGTCACGGTTTTTGACGAGATGCAAATTTTAAatcatttaatattctaaaaattgtgaataatattaaaaaatatgctaaacaaaataataaaaatagcaaaagaaaatctATAAAATGTAAATTTGCGAGTTGACTCGAGATGATTCGGCCGAGACTATTCTTTTCGCAGATTTCTCGATCGAGTTCTCGGTGATTTGACCGACTTTTCGACAAGTTAAGTATTTCAGAGTTATCTCATCCCGATATTATATCGGAGGGGTCCGTTCCGGTAACGACTCGACCGAGATTTTGAACCATGCTTCTACTCTTGGAAGCAGATTCTGAATACGTACCGGGAATACTAGGCATAACAGTATCATCAACTATCTTTCAATTGGAAGCTTGCTAGCTATTGACACATTGATAGACATGGAAACTGAAGAAAAAGCATTTCCACAGATGGTTCCAAAGTCGAACTCAGGAAGATCATCAAGCTCATCAATTGGCAGCATATGTTTCACGGCACTGGGTGGGAGAGGAAGGGACAATTTTGGGAATTCTGTTGCATGCATTAGCTTGCACAGATTTAGGAACACCATCAGAAGCAGCTTCCCTTTCCATAGGGCATAGGGTACCCCTTGGATGTCTGAGAAGACAGATTAAGATGTTTACTGTTTAGGTCTTTGGTGTGCAACTTGAATGGACGAACTTTCAGGAACAGTAGGAGTTGTTGACAATTCAGCTCCAGAAGATTTGCCGATGACAACTATCTTATCAGCAACTGTAATGCTTTCCATGCTTTGCTTGGTGGTGGAAGAATTAGATGGGGATAATATAGGCTCTTTAGTGTATGACCTGTTACGCTGTTTCGTGTTTGCAACAGAAGTAGTCGTTGTTTGATTCTTCCGCCACACTACACAACCAATAAAAGAGTCTGATTTGCCCTGAAAAGTTGTAACTCCCCTCAAGAACCCATATATTGCAAGAATAGTGAAAATTTTATCATTCTGAGGACAAATGTAAAGAGCCACCCCATCAGACAAATGTGCCAAGCCAACTCTCTCCCCTTCGTGTAATATTCTTCAACCTAATGACAGATAAAACAACTGCTGCTTCAATTCTGTGTAAGTTATGCAGTATAATTTTCAATACAGTACTTTATATTAAACCTACTTCAAAGCAGCAGAAAACTACCAAGAATCAGCATTAACTCTTTCACGCACTTAAGCTCTTTATCAGATGATCCCTCCTCAGCACAAATAGGAATTATCTGAAACAAATATAATATCATTTAGCATACAAATTGACAATACTGGCTTACTCCGGAAGTTCACATTTTTCACAAAGATATGTCAAACTAAGCATCAAATAAGTGAACACTTTGGGAATACAGAAAGCTGGGGCTCATATTGCAATTGGCAGGGTGGCAGTGTGGTTATTATGAACTAAACCATAACGATCCGCCAGGGAGACCCTACTCTTACGGTCTTACCATGACGTTGGTCACCCACGGGGAACACATTATTGACCATGCATCAGAAGAAAAACACTAGGTATCCTAATGCAAGTTCATGTTTACTCAACTGAAAATGTTGAAAGCACTCTTACAATACCCAATCAACAAGACAGATAACATCTTCTTATGTTATTTGACAAGCTTTGAAAGTTCCCAAACAAGAGCCAGCTAATCATTTGTTTCATTAGTCTTCAGCTTTAGCATATCAACTTCTTTTGAGATGGTGGAGAGCATTGACTTCAAAAACCTTCACAAGTAACGGCCTAACAGGCCCTAATTCCACTAGATCTTTACCTTGGCTAAGAAACAGCTATAATGCATTCTTAGATTCCTCAGATGAGGGGAGTTTCAAATATGAAGATGGTCCTTATCTGGCCTCATCTTACACAAAGTATTAGGTATAACCGTCATTTCAACGGTTTTCCACTATATTAAGTGTACAAgttcccatttcttttttttggtacgAAAGGTTGCAAGTTTCCATTTCTTACTCATATTCCAGTATTCCATTTTGGTAACAACTTAGAGATATGGAAGTGTAGTACTCTTTGCACTTCCCAACTTCTGTTGCAATTGAGATTACTTCTCTCTACAGATGTATATGTAGTTTTAAAGAAGGTAAATAGTAGTTAAGTTGCCCGCTTTATTGAAAACTGAAGATTATCATTTTCAGCAGTTAAAGACTATTTTCCTCGAGTTTCTTGAATTAAATAGGTGGGTTCTTCTAGGTCCTAATAATCCCTAAGATACAATATATTTTTTCCAAGGGCTAATCAAAGTCCTGGTATGCATGTCCTAAAGCTCAGGTAGGGCTTGTCAAGAATGTAATTAAGCACGTAAAATTCCTCtaagtttttgacaatttgagaTACTAAAGTCAAATTGCCATTATTACATCATTATCCTTGGATTTTCTCCATCACGTGTTGCATTTACCTTTGCATTTCACAATTcaattttcatggttatgacaATAGTGATGGTCATAATTTTTCTCCACCACGTGTTGTATTtaccttttcaattttcacaattcaatTTTCATAGCTATGATAATACTATTTGTAATTATATTAGTAATTACAAACATAATGCTTTATATGCATGGATTGTACTACTTTCTTTGTGCTTTGCACTGCAGCACCAAATATCCCAGCGCATTTACCTCCCCACCCCAAATTAAAAAGCCAAAACACGAACCGGGGAAAATGGAAGATCCAAAGGGCACAGAAGTTTGTCTATCCAGATTCCCCGAAGCCTCTTGCCCTGTAAGTGAAACAGCTCACCTGCATATTTTAGAAAAACGCCTCTCCAAGAGCTAGATTGCTTTTGCAATTTCAGGGTATTTTTGCACCTTATAGAAGCAATTGGTTCCGGCTTCCATTCCTTTAAACTTAGATGTGAAACACATCACAGACTTGTACGTAATTGGCACTTGAATtcatccaccaagaaaatattgagGTGTCCATTCGAATTCATTGGATTTCGTTCGCGCTTTAAAATTTTGCTTCTAGTGAAGTAAGGCTGCAGTAAAATTTTGAAGGGTACCGTTACCTAATGATGGTAAATCAATCATTTAATGTTATGATTTCTGGTAAGAGAGTATTAACTTCTATGAGAACTTAGACATGGGTGTTCCCGTTTGGTTGGCTTCTGGCATTGCTCTGGTGGTTGTGTCAATATTTCCTCATTATTCTTCTATTTTCTTTGTGCATTTCCTTGGCAATTCAAACCATTAATTAGTACGTGCACATTTGCTTCATCGTTTCATGTGGATTTTGTGGTCTTGGTACAAGGAAAATCTGAATTTTAGTTGCTTCAAGAGTGCTCGAATTCGACAAAATGCATAATGCGATTGTGGCAGCGTAGGGACTGGCAAGAAAGCATGAGGATGCACATTATAGATTTGTTACAAGTACGTGCTTTGTTGAAAACAGAGAACCAAGTTTCACGGGCAATTTAGCCAGATTTTGTAGTTGGTGTAACGTGGTCCAAGTTAGCAAATGTGACTTATTATTGTTTCTGATGCAATGTGAGAGCATAATGTTAGATTCATAAGTAACGGATTATGTTCCACATTGGTCCGAAAAGTAGAGAAAGAAcgattaatatgtaagtaagggtcCGAAAcctaataatttaaattttttttgttagagtTGGGTTTCTGATTTACATATTGGGCTTTTTGGTGGGCTCTCTCGAAATATTTCTCTTTatcaaattggtatcagagtttcaggTTGTGAGACTGGATTACTCATGAGTAAGTGGATCCTTCTTGGAGTTGGGCCggtaaaaattttcttcttagTGGTGGACCAAAGTGCCAAAGAGTTTGATTGGTGTTGGACCAAGTGAGCCATGGGCAGGGGATCCGGTAGGATTATGTCCCACATTGATCCGAAAGATAGAGAAAGAACGGTTAATATGTAACTAAGGTCCGAAACCTAATAGCTTAAACTTTTGGATCACAGTTACGTTCCTAACTTCGCACCAACAATTTCAAAGATTCCGTCACACGTATTAGTTCCAACATTAACCTCATTCTTCTGTGCATAGAGCACCAGTAATTAGCGTCAAGTACAACAAGTATTTTATATTGAAAAGAAACTCAGAAGTTAGCATAAAGATGGTTATAACTGGTGTGGTATCGAGAAACGATCGATCAGGTATAAGTTAATTCTTTTGGAGTATCTTTTACCTCCTAAATTCATACGATTACCTTTCAGATACTCGATACCTTTTCTTGAAGGTCTAATATCCCTAGCTGGCTtccagaaaataaataaataaaaaaataaacaagaattTCCCGAGCTGTGATGTTATTTTGATCCCATGGCCATTCCTGATGTGTCTTGCTCTGGGATCAGACGATAGAGACATGGACAAGGTGAGCTTATACAGGCGCCCTTTACGAAATATAGGCTCCTGTTCTCTCCCCCTCCTCCGTCTCATTAGTAAATCACCTGGGATTTTCAGTCGCTTGATTTCTTTCTTCTACTTTTATGGTTGTTCTTTAAACGATGGGGTTAAACTTGGACAATGCAGAACCACCAAATCAACTGGAATACTAGACCTGATCATCTAATCATCTGATGGATGGAATAAACACTTGGAACCATTCATTAGACCAGGAAATCTGAAGCATTGGAATTTACTGCCATCACGGTCTCTGAATGTTGGACAACACATAGGACAAGAGTAATTAAGAGGCCCATGCCCCATGCAGCGCAACAATTTGTGGCTGGTACTTGTAAATGACCTCAATGGATTTACCCTTGTTTTGAGTTCCATTATTGTTCCCTCGTTCTCTCTATGGTGAACTTGGAATTTGCATTCTTGACATGGGAAGTTCCATTCCCTTCTATACCATTGCACCATGCAATTACTAATTTTTACCTCCAGCAAAAAGCCGCCTTCTCCTCCTACACTGCGTTATCCATATACTAGTAAATTCCCTCTTACAGTCGTTGTGCTTTTAAACTGGAAGTAATTCCAACAATTTCTTTACGAGCTTAATAGATATTAATGACTAATTCATGATCATGAGGTGCACTGTCCTTGTATCTAATCCTCTTCATTTAACAGTCCTCTGTGGCATGGCACCCTGTTTAATTGTTCATCAGTTAAGGGAATGTTTTCCGGTGCGAAGGCACAACCAATAAGACTGACGCGGATCTTTCAGAAATGTTGGAGAAAATTTATCAAAGAATTaggaccctttttttttccgtctccttttaagttttaaccATCATCTTTTCGGGGAATTTTTGATGTAGCTCCATAATAAGCTGTTACTTTGTTCCTTCTCAGCCATATGAGTTGCATTTCGTACTTATTATTCCGGTCTAGAGCAGAACATATACGGTTTCTTGTCCAAGTATTTATATTCACGCGACCCAATATTTACTAGTGGAAGAAAGAAAGATTGAGGACAAAAGTCGAGAAAGCaatataggaaaaaaaaagacaagaaatATAAGAGGACCTATCATATCAGGACGAAGTAAGCAGAATCACGGATGTGCACAAGGTTACAAAAAATGATTCAGCTACCAAATGTAACAGGCCCCCATTCAGGGATGAACACCCCACCCAAACACACGCACCATCATCAGCCTGGGTGAGTTGTGGGATGTGGTGGTGACCATATGTGCATGATGCCGATGCATCCACAACCTCTAAGCTGTACTCAGCCCCCTTCTGCCTCTACCCGGCCCATTTCAACTTTCCACATGCTGCTCTTGCTGTGCTGTTGTTTTAGCATTTGCCTCCAAAATTTCTGCTGCGAACTAGTCTGCTTTTGATCAATTGTCTGCCATGTGTTCTATCTAATTGTTGGCTCCTTTTCTGTATATGTAAACACTTCTGGCAAAAGATAACCATGCGAATATTGCAAATTCAGCTGTGCAAAGACGATCGTTTATAACAATCCTCCTGCTTGCATGAGCTCGATAATGCCGCATTTACATGGACACTAAACCttcaaatatttaataattgatGACGTCTCATTATTAGTCAAAATCTTGAGACACCAACCTCCTAAATTCTACATGATTGGCGTTAACAATTGCCAAGGATTTGTGGTCTTATAAAAGAAAACTCTACCCGCAAGTATTCATCTATGAATATCACTTCATTTTCTATGTATTGTCTCAGTCAAAAGGAGAAGCAGGGTTCATCCATAATTGATCATTTATGAGATTTCTTGCACCCGTGATTCCAGGGTAGTGTTCTTTCATTTCTAATTATTCCATTTCCACTTGACGGAGTACTAGTGCGCAATTAAGTGACAGGAAATACTACTTTGGGTACTACCAGAGCTTATTATAAGTACCATAAACATGAGAGTCCCTTCTGTACAGTAACATGGAAAACACTGAGCCGACTTATCAACACCTCATCGACGACAGAGACCAGAA
The Coffea arabica cultivar ET-39 chromosome 6c, Coffea Arabica ET-39 HiFi, whole genome shotgun sequence genome window above contains:
- the LOC113691423 gene encoding uncharacterized protein, whose amino-acid sequence is MSTWLSSFSLPNPFKSDSDSDDGDRDDQDNKPSTTRHSPALASPNSASSPPSGVKQDLSALSQTFSYHLRGVAAFLAPPPASQRQNAGDFNSNYTSTTAGDGYATASPPSESETITGIRKDLEEIGGSFKSLFSSSSNIAVSGISKLATNLLQFQGDVIDEGGEGEGEGEEEDLEEQDVAGIREEVVDFAREISLRPELWTEFPLSLPNDFDMSDNQRSHAATIEDLVPSIGTLRRTCSHLSDGQFWMIYFILLLPRLNETDMDLLSTSEITEVRETLLLKLRNKSNAQVASGISETVNTPALSQEMSAIQEDKSLSEQKDASAETANTTKEREVETGKNGMRLKDEDAGVPESLDGQKRPQNEDDVSFSDLEDEDNDPSDKVSGFRRTQNGRGSSASESSEWVRLTENSGAQGGQNNPGLSTRRGKDSEGEESNDWLTVDDIDFDNLAAA